In Chloroflexota bacterium, the sequence ACCCAGGCCGAGCTGGACGAGATAGACAAGGCTTATGAGAACGAGCTCCGCCGGGGCGATGCGCCCCTCTACTGGGAAGATGTTTCGGTCGGCATGCCTATGCCCACCATGGTGAAAGGCCCCCTGACCACCCTGGAAGTGATGGCCTGGCACCAGGGCTGGGGCTGGGGCGTCTTCCGCATCGCCCCCTTGCGCCTAGGCTACCTCAACCGCAAGCGCATCCCCACCTTTTACACCAAGAACGAATACGGCTATTGGGAGCCCGCCCAGCGCGTCCACTGGGACAACGTCCGCGCCAAGAAAGTCGGCAACCCCGCCGCCTACGATTACGGCGTCATGCGCACATCCTGGATCTGTCACTACCTCACGAACTGGATGGGCGATGACGGCTTCCTCTGGAAGGAGTCAGACCAATCGCGCAAGTTCAACTACCACGGCGACGTCCAGTGGGTGAAGGCCAAGATCACCGGCAAGCGCCAGGAGGGCCCTAACAACATCGTCGAGCTGGACATCTGGTGCGAGAACCAGCGCGGCGAGATCGCGACCCCGGGGAAGGCCACCGTCCTGCTCCCGTCCCGGGAGCGCGGACCCATCGTCATCCCCGCGTCAGCCATCAAGCCCACGCCCCTCAAGAACCCCTATATCGCCGAGGCTCCCGGCTGCATCTGGTAGGATAACGCCGTCAGCCCCAGAGCATCGTAGGCCAGCACAAGCTTGCTCTCTGCCGTTTGGGCGCGTTGCGCGTTCGCGAATCAATTTCATTCCCCCATCTCCCCATCAGCTGATCATGTAATCGCCGCGATTCACGTTCAGGATCGCCCCGTTGATCCCCGATGCCTCGTCCGAGCAGAGGAAGACGATGGCCGGCGCTATCTCCATCGGCGTCATGATCTTCCCGCCTACCATCCCTGCGCCCACATCCCGCACTCCCTGTTCCCCGAACATCGCATGCAGGCCCTCTGTCTCCGTCGCCCCGGGCGCCACCACATTCGTGCGCACGCCGCGCTTGATCCCCTCCAGCGCCAGCACACGGCTCACCGCTACAACGCCCCCCTTCGCCGCCGAATAGGCCGCCAGCCCTTCTATGGGCCGAAAGGCCGACCCCGAGGCGATATTCACAATCGCGCCGCTCCCCTGCTCCGCCATCACGCGCATCGCCGCCTGGCAGCAGAAGAAGAGCCCTCGCAGGTTCACCGCCATCGTCTTGTCCCAGAAATCCTCCGTCATCTCCAGCACACGCAGGCGCGGGTAGATGGCCGCCACGTTCGCCAGCGCGTCCACCCGGCCAAACGTCTTATACGCCTCCGCCACCATCCTTCGCCCATCGGCAACCTTCGAGACATCCGCCTGAACCACCAGGTGCTTCACCCCTGCGCCCAGCTGCTTCGCCGTCTTCTGCGCCTCCGCCCCGTTGATGTCCGCCAGCACAACGTGCGCCCCCTCCTTGGCAAAGGCGATGGCCGTTGCCCGCCCGATCCCGCTCCCCGCCCCGGTCACGATGGCAACCTTCCCTCGCATCGGCATACCGAGCACCTCCAGCCGTTCGTAGCGCTTAGATCATCGCCTTCGCGATGCCCAAGTAAATCACGATAGAGAGCAAGTCCTGGATGACTGTGGCCAGCGGCCCGCTGCCGAACGCCGGGTCCTTTCCCATCTTGTGGAGCACCGCAGGCAGGACCATCGCCACCACCGTCGCCACGGAGCAGGCCAGGAAGAGCGATAGGCTCACCGCGCCCGCGACATCCGCATCTCCCCAGCGCCACCAGACCAGCGGCAGCACCGCGATCGCGAGCCCGGCCCCCATCAGCACGCCCGTCAGCGCCTCGCGCCTAAAGATGCGGCGCACCCCCACGCCCGCCGAAAAGCCCCGCACCACGATCGCCTCCGTCTGCGTCCCCACGGCGTCCGCCAGGTACACGACCCCTGGGATGAAAAAGGCTAGGAGCACGTTCTCTTCGATGCTTCTTTCGAACGCGCCCACCGCGTCTGCCGCCAGCAGCGCGCCGATGAGCCCCACGATCAGCCACGGCAGGCGGTGCCAGAAGCGCCGCCTCACCGGCTCGATCGCCGCCTCCCGCGCCAGGGTCGTGCTCGCCAGGTAGCCGCTCAGCCTCGCGATGTCCTCCTGGTGCCCCGCCAGTAGCACTGAGAGCAGACGCTGGGGCGGGATCAACCCCAGGAACCGCCCGCCCGCGTCCGCCACGGCCAGGCTGTTCTGCCCGTGGCGCACCGCCTTCCATGCCGCCACCTCCTGATCTATTTCCGGCGTCACCACCGGCGGATCATCGTCCATCAGCTCGCGCGCCGTTGTCTCAGGGGCAGCCGCCAGCACATCCTCTATCTTCACCAACCCCACCAGCTCCGTCCCCTCGCAGATCGCCACGTCCACGATGGCCTCGTACCGCTTCCCTTCCATCGCCATCCGCATCTCCCTCGCCGTCGCATCCGGCGGCGCGATCGGCACATTCGTGCAGAGATGCTCTGCCACCGTCTCAAAGGTCAGGCGTCTCTCCTCAAGTGCTAGTGCGGCCATCGGCGCCTCCGGGAATCAAAGGGCTACCGCATACTCTAGCCCACCGGCGCAAGCGCCTGTGGACGCATCGCCGATAATGTCCCCCTGCCCTTCAACGCAGGCAAGGAGGATATGTTATGGACGCTCGCTGGCAAGACCTGGAGGAGATTAAAGGGCTCAAGGCCCGCTACTTCCGCTATCTCGATACGAAACGATGGAAGGAGTTCGGCGAAGTCTTCGCGGAAGACGCCGTCTCCATCTCGCCGACTTCCAGTGACGTCATCACCCGGGGCCGCCAGGCCATCGTCGAGCGCGTCAAAGGCGTCGTCCGCGATGCTGTCAGCGTCCACTACGGCTTCATGCCGGAGATCGAACTGACAAGCGAGACCACCGCCAAGGGCATCTGGTCCATGTTCGATTTCGTGGACTACGGCAAAAACTCCTGGAAGGGCTACGGCCACTATCAGGAGGAATATGTCAAGCTCGGCGGGCGCTGGTACATCAAGTCCTTCAAGCTCACCCGAATCAGGCAGGACAAGCACGAACAGAGCGCCCTGGGAACCACGCCCTAACAGGCGTGCGCCATGCCTCCCTTGACTCTGTGGTATACTACATATGTTCTAGGTTCTTGGTTCGCGCTCGATTCTGTGAGTTCGTTGCCGGATTGACGACGCACATGCGGCGCTTGCCCCTGGACTCTAGGAGAATCGCTTTTGAAAGGAGCGCCACATGAAGATTTACGTCGGCAATCTGCCCTATGAGTACACCGATACAGAGCTCAACGCCGCCTTCTCCGCACACGGGAAGGTGGACTCGGCCCAGATCGTAACGGATCGTTACACTGGCCGGTCCCGCGGGTTCGGCTTTGTGGAGATGTCCAACAATGCCGAAGCTGAGACGGCCATCAAGGCCCTCAACGGCAAAGAGCTCAAGGGTCGTCCCCTGACCGTGAATGAAGCCCGCCCCCGCGAAGACCGCGGCGGCCAGGGCGGCATGCGCGGTGGCAACCCCGGCGGCCGTTCGTTCGGCGGCCAGGGCGGCTCCAAGCGCTGGTAATCCCAGCCTCAGCTACACGCTGAAGTAAAAAGACCCCGCAGCCGGCTGCGGGGTCTTTTTTTGTCCTCTGCGCTTTTTATCGTGTTTGACAGGATATTATCCCCAGCTATCATGGGTGGGAATCTCATCCTGAAAGCACGCAGTTCATGCGCATCTTCCTCATCGGCCAGGCCCCCTTCGGCGAGGCTGTCCTCAAGCGCCTCCTGGAGCAGGGCGAAGCCGTCGTCGGCGTCTCCGCCCCTGCGCCGAAGGAAGGCGCAAAGCCGGACCCCCTCTGGGCCGGCGCCCACGCAAAGGGCCTGCCACTCTTCGGCACCCGCGACCTGAAGAGGCACGAGGTCTTTGACCGCTACGCCGCCCTCGAGGCAGACCTCTGCGTCATGGCTTACGTGACCGATATCCTCCCCGAGCGCGTCCTCTTTCAGCCGCGCCTCCAGAGCATCCAGTACCACCCGTCGCTCCTACCTCTCCACCGGGGCGCAAGCGCCATGAACTGGGCCATCTGGCAAGGCCGCGCCAAGACCGGCCTTACGATCTTCTGGCCGGATAAGGGCATAGACACCGGCCCCATCCTCCTGCAAAAGGAGTGCGCCATCGCTCCCGACGACACCTTGGGCAGCCTCTACTTCAACAAGCTCTTCCCCATGGGCGTGGAGGCGATCGCCGAAGCCGTAAAGCTGGTGCGCACCGGCAAAGCGCCGCGCACGCCGCAAGACCACGCCAGGGCCACCTATGAGCCCATCGCCAAGGAGGAGCACGCCCAGGTGCGCTGGGACCTCCCCGCGAGCATGGTCTACACCATCATCCGCGGCGCGAACCCGCAGCCCGGCGCATGGACCACCTACAAGGGCGCGAAGCTGAAACTCTTCGATTGCAAGCTCCTCTCCTCGGAATCCGTCGAAAAGCCGGGAAGGGTCCTCAGCCTCACTGCCGATGGCATCCTCGTCTCCTCCTGGGGCGGGGCCCTCCTGCTCCAGCGCCTTCAGCCCTCAGGCGGCCCGAAGCAGTCGGCCGCCGAATACGTCGCTGCCTCCGGCCTCGCCGTCGGCGATTGCCTGGGAGGCTGACCATGCGCATCGTCCGCTATCGCAAGGACGGGCGGCAGCGTTACGGCATCGTGGAAGGCGCGAACGTCTATGCCGCCTCGGGCAATCCCTTCACCGGCCTCAAGAAAGGCCGCCTGGCGGGCAGGCTCGAAAGGCTCACCCTCCTGCCGCCCGTCAAGCCAACCAAGATCGCCGCCCTGGGGCGCAACTATCTTGAGCACGCCAAGGAGATGGGTTCCGACCTTCCTCCCGAGCCGCTCGTCTTCCTCAAAGCCCCCACCGCCGTCATCGGCCCCGGCGAAGAGATCGTCATCCCCACCGGCGCGGGACGCATTGACTACGAAGGCGAACTCGTCGCCGTCATCGGCAAGCGATGCCGCAACGTCCCGGAGGAGCAAGCCTTCGATGTCATCCTAGGCTACACCTGCGGGAACGATGTCACGGCCCGCGAACAGCAGTCCAAGGACGGCCAGTGGGCGCGCGCCAAATCGTATGACTCCTTTGCCCCCATCGGACCCGTCATCGTCACCGGCCTTAGGCCGGAGGGCCGCCGCCTCATGACCCGGCTCAACGGCAGAATCGTCCAAGAGGCCCCCACCGACCGGATGATGTTCAAGGTCTCCCGCCAGGTGGCCCACATCTCGCGCTTCATGACCCTGTTCCCCGGCGACCTCATCTTCACCGGCACCCCCTCCGGCATCGGCCCCATGCGCCCCGGCGATGTTGTGGAAGTCGAGATCGAAGGCATCGGCCTTCTCCGCAACATCTGCGTCGCCGAGCCGGCCCGCTAGCCCCGCGCCAGCGCTACACGCCGCTCCCTGAATGGTGCGTCACTGCGACGCATGGCGGGGACAGCCTGTCCTCCCGCTGTGGTCCCCCAACAGAGTGACGGGGGACACAGCGTCCTCCCAGGAACCATCAAGAACCATCATCTGAACCTTCCACAGGAGCGGGCGGGGCTACGCTTGATGCTCCGCCACTCCCTGAAGAACAAGGCACAGCAACGAGACTCTCGGCAAAGGCTTCAGGAGGAGGAGACGGAGCGCTTCGAGAGGGTGTTCAGTGATGCCCTTCAGAGGACGAGCCAGGCGACGGTGTAGTGGTGCGGCACAAGGCAGCGCTACAGCGGCGCTACAAAGCGCTACAAACCACCGTGACAAGCCAGTGACAAGGCGTGACAACCAGCCTCGTGCTTGGGCTTTTCCAGATTCAACAGCAGCGCAACAGAGAGCGCTGCCGGCTTTGCGAAACATGCGCTACAAGGAGTCCTTCCGCCACACGGCATCCCTGGTAGGGGTACGCGCTGAGGGCCTTCCGCTGCAGGGACGCGTGCCCCGCGCCTCCTTGGGACGGGCGGCCTAAGGCCTGCCCTACCTCGGAATGCGTTGCCCACGCAACCTCTATCGCTCCCGTCGCTGTGCTCGCCTGCGCGCTGCGAGAGGGCACTGGTGAGAGGTCTCTTCTCCGCCTGCCGCTATACTGGAGAGAGGAAGTCATCAGGAGAACGCCGATGGCAAAGCATACCGTCACCCTCATCGAAGGCGATGGGATCGGGCCGGAAGTCGCCCGCGCCGCGGTCCAGGTCATCGAAGCCTTAGGCGTCGCCGTCACCTGGGAAAAGGTCCTCGTCGGCCAGCTCGCCCGCGAAAAGACAGGCAAGCTCCTGCCCGATGGGACCCTGGACTCCATCGCCAAGAACAAAGTGGCGCTCAAGGCCCCCATCACCACGCCCATCGGCGAAGGCTATCCCTCCATCAACGTCGGCATCCGCCAGCGCCTCGATCTCTACTCCTGCGTCCGCCCCGTGAAAAGCATCCCCGGCGTCAAGGCCCTCTATACCGATATAGACCTCGTCATCATCCGGGAGAACACGGAAGACCTCTATGCCGGCAAGGAGCATGAGGTTATCCCCGGCGTCATCGAAAGCCTCAAGATCATCACGGAAAAAGCCTCCACCCGCATCGCCGAATTCGCCTTCCGCTACGCCCTGCGCAACGGGCGCAAGAAGGTCACCGCCATCCACAAGGCCAACATCATGAAACTGTCCGATGGCCTTTTCCTGGAATGCGCCCGGGCCGTCGCCAAGCGCTACCCCAACATCAAGTACACCGAGATGATCGTGGACAACACCTGCCTCCAGCTCGTTGCCGAGCCCCACCAGTTCGATATGCTCCTCACCTCCAACCTCTACGGCGATATCATCTCTGACCTGGCAGCGGGCCTCGTCGGCGGCATCGGCGTCGTCCCCGGCGCCAACATCGGCAGCGAAGCCGCCGTCTTCGAAGCCGTCCACGGCAGCTGGCCTGAGGCCGCGGGCAAGAACATCGCCAACCCAGCTGCCATGATGCTCACCGCTGTCATGATGCTCCGCCACATCGGCGAAGGCTCCGCCGCCGACCGCATGGAAGCGGCCATCTTCAACGTCTTCAGGAAGGGCCAGGTTCGCACCCAGGACCTCGGCGGCAAAGCCTCCACCACCGAGTTCACGCAGGAGGTCATCCGCAACCTCTAGCCCGGCATGCGCCTTGACTCACCCAAGGGGCGCTCATAGCATCATCCCACCGATACCCCGCCAATGACGCCTCCCACCTTCCGCGATCGCTACCTCCAGACGCCCGGCATGCGCCTCCACTACCTTGAGTGGGGCAACCCTCGCAAGCCGACCCTTGTCCTCCTCCACGGCAGCCTGCAAACGGCCCACATCTGGGACGACTTCGCCCGCGCCATGGCAAACGATTACCACATCCTCGCCCTCGATTGGCGCGGCCACGGCGATAGCGATTGGTCGAAACGACTCTCCTACACCGGGGGCGCCTTCATGCGCGACCTCCTTCGCCTGGTGAACTCCAAAGTGCGGAAGCGGTTCACTCTCATCGGCCTCTCCCTGGGCGGGCACATCGGCATCATCTACGCGGCGCGCCACCGGGAGCGGTTGCGCTCCATCGTCCTCGTCGAAGTCGGGCCCGTGGTGAACAACGCCAACCTCCTCCGCTACCGCAGCACGGCCAAGCACCAGCTCCTTCTGCCCAGCTTTGAGGACTTCGTCCAGCGGGAGGCGGCGCGCAATCGCTACCGCCCGGTGGAGGAGCATCGGGAGCGCCTGCGGTGGAGCGTGCGGCGGCTGCCGG encodes:
- a CDS encoding SDR family oxidoreductase gives rise to the protein MPMRGKVAIVTGAGSGIGRATAIAFAKEGAHVVLADINGAEAQKTAKQLGAGVKHLVVQADVSKVADGRRMVAEAYKTFGRVDALANVAAIYPRLRVLEMTEDFWDKTMAVNLRGLFFCCQAAMRVMAEQGSGAIVNIASGSAFRPIEGLAAYSAAKGGVVAVSRVLALEGIKRGVRTNVVAPGATETEGLHAMFGEQGVRDVGAGMVGGKIMTPMEIAPAIVFLCSDEASGINGAILNVNRGDYMIS
- a CDS encoding magnesium transporter translates to MRMAMEGKRYEAIVDVAICEGTELVGLVKIEDVLAAAPETTARELMDDDPPVVTPEIDQEVAAWKAVRHGQNSLAVADAGGRFLGLIPPQRLLSVLLAGHQEDIARLSGYLASTTLAREAAIEPVRRRFWHRLPWLIVGLIGALLAADAVGAFERSIEENVLLAFFIPGVVYLADAVGTQTEAIVVRGFSAGVGVRRIFRREALTGVLMGAGLAIAVLPLVWWRWGDADVAGAVSLSLFLACSVATVVAMVLPAVLHKMGKDPAFGSGPLATVIQDLLSIVIYLGIAKAMI
- a CDS encoding nuclear transport factor 2 family protein, translating into MDARWQDLEEIKGLKARYFRYLDTKRWKEFGEVFAEDAVSISPTSSDVITRGRQAIVERVKGVVRDAVSVHYGFMPEIELTSETTAKGIWSMFDFVDYGKNSWKGYGHYQEEYVKLGGRWYIKSFKLTRIRQDKHEQSALGTTP
- a CDS encoding RNA-binding protein; protein product: MKIYVGNLPYEYTDTELNAAFSAHGKVDSAQIVTDRYTGRSRGFGFVEMSNNAEAETAIKALNGKELKGRPLTVNEARPREDRGGQGGMRGGNPGGRSFGGQGGSKRW
- a CDS encoding methionyl-tRNA formyltransferase, with the protein product MRIFLIGQAPFGEAVLKRLLEQGEAVVGVSAPAPKEGAKPDPLWAGAHAKGLPLFGTRDLKRHEVFDRYAALEADLCVMAYVTDILPERVLFQPRLQSIQYHPSLLPLHRGASAMNWAIWQGRAKTGLTIFWPDKGIDTGPILLQKECAIAPDDTLGSLYFNKLFPMGVEAIAEAVKLVRTGKAPRTPQDHARATYEPIAKEEHAQVRWDLPASMVYTIIRGANPQPGAWTTYKGAKLKLFDCKLLSSESVEKPGRVLSLTADGILVSSWGGALLLQRLQPSGGPKQSAAEYVAASGLAVGDCLGG
- a CDS encoding fumarylacetoacetate hydrolase family protein, with protein sequence MRIVRYRKDGRQRYGIVEGANVYAASGNPFTGLKKGRLAGRLERLTLLPPVKPTKIAALGRNYLEHAKEMGSDLPPEPLVFLKAPTAVIGPGEEIVIPTGAGRIDYEGELVAVIGKRCRNVPEEQAFDVILGYTCGNDVTAREQQSKDGQWARAKSYDSFAPIGPVIVTGLRPEGRRLMTRLNGRIVQEAPTDRMMFKVSRQVAHISRFMTLFPGDLIFTGTPSGIGPMRPGDVVEVEIEGIGLLRNICVAEPAR
- a CDS encoding isocitrate dehydrogenase (NAD(+)); the protein is MAKHTVTLIEGDGIGPEVARAAVQVIEALGVAVTWEKVLVGQLAREKTGKLLPDGTLDSIAKNKVALKAPITTPIGEGYPSINVGIRQRLDLYSCVRPVKSIPGVKALYTDIDLVIIRENTEDLYAGKEHEVIPGVIESLKIITEKASTRIAEFAFRYALRNGRKKVTAIHKANIMKLSDGLFLECARAVAKRYPNIKYTEMIVDNTCLQLVAEPHQFDMLLTSNLYGDIISDLAAGLVGGIGVVPGANIGSEAAVFEAVHGSWPEAAGKNIANPAAMMLTAVMMLRHIGEGSAADRMEAAIFNVFRKGQVRTQDLGGKASTTEFTQEVIRNL
- a CDS encoding alpha/beta hydrolase; translation: MTPPTFRDRYLQTPGMRLHYLEWGNPRKPTLVLLHGSLQTAHIWDDFARAMANDYHILALDWRGHGDSDWSKRLSYTGGAFMRDLLRLVNSKVRKRFTLIGLSLGGHIGIIYAARHRERLRSIVLVEVGPVVNNANLLRYRSTAKHQLLLPSFEDFVQREAARNRYRPVEEHRERLRWSVRRLPGGQWTWKYDYRRVAQMEKPLGKPLFENLAPFVPRIRTPTLIVRGGRSEFLATEVARQMQKDIGDCAIVDVPKAGHSVPSDNAPGFTKAVRGFLQAQKIV